Proteins encoded within one genomic window of Pedobacter africanus:
- a CDS encoding YifB family Mg chelatase-like AAA ATPase, producing MLIKTYGSAVFGVNALTITIEVSIGGGNRYHIVGLPDNAIKESLRRIESAIQSAGLKMPRQKIVINLAPADIRKEGSAYDLPIAIAILAASAQLESTAETDKYFIMGELSLDGSLQPIKGALPISIQARSAGFKGFILPVSNSREAAIVGDLLVYGMRNLAEVVAFFNGTAEPEPVVVNTRDEFFNHVSSYEQDFSDVKGQENIKRALEIAAAGGHNLILIGPPGAGKTMLAKRLPTILPPLNLQEALETTKIHSVAGKLGAAESLMTERPYRSPHHTISDMALVGGGANPQAGEISLAHNGVLFLDELPEFKRSVLEVMRQPLEDRKVTISRARLSVEYPASFMLIASMNPCPCGFYNHPEKTCICGPGQVQKYMSKISGPLLDRIDLHVEVTPVNFNELTSQVQAEKSSVIRNRVIRARTIQDARFKANNNLHYNAQMAPRAVREICKIDEAGKALIRQAMEKLGLSARAYDRILKVARTIADLAESKEIKLEHLAEAIHYRSLDRDSWTA from the coding sequence ATGCTGATAAAAACATACGGAAGCGCCGTTTTTGGCGTAAACGCTTTAACCATTACCATCGAAGTAAGCATAGGCGGCGGCAATAGGTACCATATTGTGGGCCTGCCCGATAATGCCATTAAAGAAAGTTTAAGAAGGATTGAGAGTGCCATCCAATCGGCAGGGCTAAAAATGCCCCGGCAAAAAATCGTCATCAACCTTGCTCCGGCCGACATCCGAAAGGAGGGTTCGGCCTATGATCTGCCTATTGCCATCGCCATTCTGGCTGCCTCAGCGCAGCTGGAAAGTACTGCAGAAACAGACAAATACTTTATCATGGGAGAGCTGTCGCTCGACGGCAGTCTGCAGCCCATAAAAGGGGCCCTGCCCATTTCCATACAGGCCAGATCGGCAGGCTTCAAAGGCTTTATACTGCCGGTCTCCAACTCAAGGGAAGCGGCGATTGTGGGAGATCTGCTGGTGTATGGTATGCGTAACCTGGCAGAGGTGGTAGCCTTCTTTAACGGAACCGCAGAGCCGGAACCGGTTGTTGTAAACACGAGAGACGAGTTCTTTAATCATGTAAGCAGCTATGAACAGGATTTTTCGGATGTAAAAGGCCAGGAGAACATCAAACGGGCACTGGAGATCGCAGCAGCAGGCGGACATAACCTGATCCTGATCGGCCCGCCCGGAGCGGGAAAAACCATGCTGGCCAAAAGGCTTCCCACAATACTGCCTCCTTTAAACCTGCAGGAGGCTCTGGAAACTACAAAAATACATTCGGTAGCGGGAAAACTGGGTGCTGCAGAATCGCTCATGACAGAAAGGCCTTACCGCAGTCCGCACCACACCATTTCCGACATGGCCCTGGTAGGTGGGGGTGCCAACCCGCAGGCGGGGGAAATTTCCCTTGCCCATAATGGGGTGCTTTTTTTAGACGAACTGCCCGAATTTAAACGCAGTGTACTGGAGGTGATGCGACAACCTTTGGAAGACAGGAAAGTAACCATATCCCGGGCGCGACTGAGTGTCGAATATCCGGCCAGTTTTATGCTCATTGCCTCTATGAACCCCTGCCCTTGTGGTTTCTATAACCATCCGGAGAAAACGTGCATCTGCGGACCAGGACAGGTGCAGAAGTACATGAGTAAAATTTCCGGTCCTTTGTTAGACCGCATCGATCTGCATGTGGAAGTAACCCCGGTGAATTTTAACGAACTGACATCGCAGGTACAGGCAGAAAAAAGTTCGGTGATCAGGAACAGGGTCATCCGCGCACGCACGATACAGGATGCCAGGTTTAAGGCCAACAACAACCTGCATTATAATGCACAGATGGCTCCCAGGGCAGTTAGAGAAATCTGTAAAATAGACGAGGCAGGAAAGGCCCTGATCAGACAGGCCATGGAAAAGCTTGGGCTTTCGGCCCGCGCTTACGACCGGATCTTAAAAGTGGCCAGAACCATTGCCGACCTGGCAGAAAGCAAAGAGATTAAACTGGAGCACCTGGCCGAAGCCATTCATTACCGGAGCTTAGACCGCGACAGCTGGACAGCTTAA
- the ffh gene encoding signal recognition particle protein, with protein sequence MFENLQDKLDRAFKVLKGQGSITEINVAETMKEIRKALLDADVNYKTAKSFTDEVKEKAIGLNVLTAVSPGQLLTKVMNDELTALMGGEVTELDLKANPTIILIAGLNGAGKTTFTGKLANFLKSKGKKPLLVAGDVYRPAAVDQLQILGEQIGVPVYANTTSKDPVGIAMEGIAEGKKQNNNVIIIDTAGRLAVDEQMMDEIAAVKESTKPHEILFVVDAMTGQDAVNTAKAFNDRLDFTGVVLTKLDGDTRGGAALSIKSVVNKPIKFIGTGEKMEALDVFYPDRMASRILGMGDVVSLVERAQQQFDEKEAAELQKKIRKNKFDFNDFYNQIQQIKKMGNMKDLMGMIPGVGKMMKNVDIEDDAFKNVEAIIQSMTKYERENPDSIQQSRRLRIAKGSGNKVEDVTKLIKQFEDMRKVMKQFSNPATAARMMKNMPKMPQGRM encoded by the coding sequence ATGTTTGAAAATTTACAGGATAAGCTAGACCGCGCATTTAAAGTTTTAAAAGGACAAGGAAGCATTACAGAGATCAATGTGGCCGAGACCATGAAAGAAATCCGTAAGGCTTTACTGGATGCCGATGTAAATTACAAGACAGCCAAAAGCTTTACCGACGAGGTAAAAGAAAAAGCGATTGGCCTGAACGTACTTACAGCTGTTTCTCCGGGTCAATTGCTAACCAAAGTAATGAACGATGAGCTTACCGCCTTAATGGGTGGGGAGGTTACAGAACTTGACCTGAAAGCAAATCCTACCATTATTTTGATAGCAGGTTTGAACGGTGCGGGTAAAACTACATTTACCGGAAAACTGGCCAACTTCCTGAAAAGCAAAGGAAAGAAACCCCTGTTGGTTGCAGGCGATGTTTACCGTCCGGCAGCGGTTGACCAGCTTCAGATCCTGGGCGAGCAGATCGGCGTTCCTGTATATGCCAATACCACGTCCAAAGACCCGGTGGGCATTGCGATGGAAGGCATTGCCGAGGGTAAAAAACAAAACAATAACGTAATTATTATAGATACAGCTGGCCGTTTAGCAGTAGACGAGCAAATGATGGACGAGATTGCCGCTGTAAAAGAAAGCACAAAGCCACACGAAATTTTGTTCGTAGTGGATGCCATGACCGGACAAGACGCTGTAAATACTGCCAAAGCGTTTAACGACCGTCTGGACTTTACCGGGGTAGTGCTTACCAAACTGGATGGCGATACCCGTGGTGGTGCTGCTCTTTCCATTAAATCTGTGGTAAACAAACCCATCAAGTTCATTGGTACCGGTGAAAAAATGGAGGCCCTTGACGTATTCTATCCTGACAGGATGGCTTCACGTATTCTGGGCATGGGTGACGTAGTTTCCCTTGTTGAACGTGCCCAACAGCAGTTTGATGAGAAAGAGGCTGCCGAACTTCAGAAAAAAATCCGTAAAAACAAATTTGACTTCAACGACTTCTACAACCAGATCCAGCAGATCAAAAAAATGGGTAACATGAAAGACCTGATGGGTATGATCCCTGGAGTAGGAAAGATGATGAAGAATGTGGACATAGAAGATGATGCCTTTAAAAATGTAGAAGCCATTATCCAGTCGATGACCAAATACGAACGTGAAAATCCGGACAGCATTCAGCAAAGCCGCCGACTGCGTATTGCCAAAGGCTCTGGCAATAAGGTAGAAGATGTGACCAAACTGATCAAACAGTTCGAGGACATGCGTAAGGTAATGAAGCAATTCTCTAATCCGGCCACCGCAGCCAGGATGATGAAAAACATGCCTAAAATGCCGCAGGGAAGAATGTAA
- a CDS encoding DUF3078 domain-containing protein: MKIFYAYLLFVFMGITSLRAQEVDTIPINTKGLDIKLKRSPLPSRTGTIPFKPVELNPVVVDARVNYWKTRTSVGINVNQATFSNNWKGGGVNSLAVGGLVNYKAEYAKESYSYISEVVLEYGKVKNKDQLQKKTRDRIFWDNKAALQLSKNWYFFGSVSFESQFDAGYSYSKTSDGREFPNLISRFMAPGYLTESFGFEYKPNKFFSTRIGTGSARQTFVLDTAVYITQDPNDPDNPAKNKRAATKYGVDFNKKFKNELAFQIVSNFEKEVLTNTMLKARYQMFIPYDRALAHVDHRLDVSVTSKLNRLMNVSLTCVGLFDKDNDTKIQASQALALGVMFVFPR, translated from the coding sequence ATGAAGATTTTTTATGCCTATTTACTGTTCGTTTTTATGGGTATCACCAGCCTGCGCGCGCAGGAGGTTGACACCATCCCTATCAACACCAAAGGTCTTGACATTAAGTTAAAACGCAGTCCGCTACCTTCAAGAACCGGAACCATTCCGTTTAAGCCCGTTGAATTGAACCCTGTTGTAGTAGATGCACGGGTAAATTACTGGAAAACCAGGACTTCAGTGGGGATCAATGTAAACCAGGCTACATTTTCCAACAACTGGAAAGGTGGTGGGGTAAACTCACTGGCAGTAGGAGGTTTGGTAAATTATAAAGCCGAATACGCTAAAGAAAGCTATAGTTATATTAGCGAGGTGGTCCTGGAATATGGTAAGGTAAAAAATAAGGACCAGTTGCAGAAAAAGACCCGAGATCGTATTTTCTGGGATAATAAAGCAGCCTTACAATTGTCTAAAAATTGGTATTTTTTTGGATCGGTGAGCTTTGAGTCGCAGTTCGATGCAGGTTATTCCTATAGCAAAACCAGTGATGGCAGAGAGTTCCCCAACCTCATTTCCAGGTTCATGGCGCCCGGCTATCTGACTGAGTCCTTCGGTTTTGAATATAAACCTAATAAATTCTTTTCTACCCGGATTGGTACAGGAAGTGCGCGACAAACCTTCGTTCTGGATACTGCCGTTTACATTACCCAAGATCCCAATGACCCGGATAACCCGGCAAAAAATAAACGGGCCGCCACCAAATACGGAGTCGATTTCAACAAAAAGTTCAAAAATGAGCTGGCTTTTCAGATTGTAAGCAATTTTGAAAAAGAGGTACTGACCAATACCATGCTTAAGGCCAGGTACCAGATGTTCATACCATACGACAGGGCGCTGGCACATGTAGATCACCGCCTGGATGTTTCTGTAACCTCCAAATTAAACCGGCTGATGAATGTTTCGCTGACCTGTGTAGGCTTATTTGACAAAGACAACGATACCAAGATACAGGCCAGCCAGGCCCTTGCGCTTGGTGTAATGTTTGTTTTCCCCCGCTAA
- a CDS encoding glucosaminidase domain-containing protein yields MNKKLFVLALAVVFLSACKTKKYSRNNKQIEKAANKANPDAKSFTTLSYIEQFKGVAIEEMNRYGIPASITLAQGIIESGSGNSSLAKYANNHFGIKCTSEWKGKAYYKDDDQANDCFRVYKDARESYKDHSEFLKRKRYSFLFELDKNDYKNWAYGLKQAGYATNPKYPDLLINVIDKYQLYQYDQPESEKDKLKREDKVFSEINANIPNEKKKFTPVDTPPSKQVIKTPDTLRISAPVAADTAGAAQPDIAPVFKPASYTVKQGDTLYGISKKFKISIDDLKSLNNLTDTGIKIGQKLILVK; encoded by the coding sequence ATGAACAAAAAACTATTTGTCCTGGCCCTTGCAGTTGTTTTTCTGAGTGCCTGCAAAACAAAAAAATACAGCCGGAACAATAAACAGATTGAAAAGGCAGCCAATAAGGCAAACCCGGACGCCAAATCATTCACCACCCTAAGCTATATCGAGCAGTTTAAAGGCGTAGCAATCGAAGAGATGAACCGATACGGCATACCTGCCAGCATTACCCTGGCACAAGGCATCATCGAATCGGGAAGCGGAAACAGCAGTCTGGCCAAATATGCCAACAACCATTTTGGCATTAAATGTACCTCCGAATGGAAGGGAAAAGCCTATTACAAGGATGATGACCAGGCGAACGACTGCTTCAGGGTTTATAAAGACGCGCGGGAATCTTACAAAGACCATTCAGAGTTCCTGAAAAGAAAGCGCTACAGCTTTTTATTTGAGCTGGATAAAAACGATTATAAGAACTGGGCCTACGGCTTAAAGCAAGCCGGCTATGCCACTAACCCTAAATATCCGGACCTGCTGATCAATGTGATAGACAAATATCAATTGTACCAGTACGATCAGCCCGAATCCGAGAAAGACAAACTGAAGCGCGAGGACAAGGTCTTTTCCGAGATCAATGCCAACATCCCCAATGAGAAAAAGAAATTCACTCCGGTTGACACCCCTCCGTCAAAACAGGTGATCAAAACCCCGGACACTTTAAGAATATCCGCCCCTGTAGCAGCCGACACAGCCGGCGCGGCACAACCGGATATAGCGCCTGTATTTAAACCGGCATCCTATACCGTAAAACAAGGGGATACCCTTTATGGCATTTCCAAAAAGTTCAAAATCAGCATTGACGATCTGAAATCCTTAAACAACCTTACAGATACAGGGATTAAAATCGGCCAAAAACTGATCTTAGTTAAATAA
- a CDS encoding glucosaminidase domain-containing protein, translated as MLKTVFYTWLSFTLFTFHADAQTTDDYISTYAETAQMLMREYKIPASVILAVAIHESASGTSKIARYLNNHFGIKGPNSNNEIRSSYKDYPTVAESYGHFLEFLKSRVSFSKLFDKYNQYDYKNWARGIQRGGYARSRTWAAQIIDIIRKNDLYQYDERPDDYVEPTAPVAKASPRRKSSSLTTYTVKRGDNLHNIARVRHTTPAMIMKKNGLKSPAIKPGQKLKL; from the coding sequence ATGCTTAAAACAGTATTTTATACCTGGCTAAGTTTTACCCTGTTCACTTTCCATGCTGACGCACAAACTACTGACGATTACATCAGCACCTATGCTGAAACCGCCCAAATGCTGATGCGCGAATACAAAATCCCGGCAAGTGTTATCCTGGCTGTGGCCATTCATGAATCGGCCTCAGGAACCAGCAAAATTGCCCGCTACCTGAACAATCATTTTGGCATAAAGGGCCCCAACAGCAATAACGAGATCCGCTCTTCCTATAAAGATTATCCCACGGTAGCCGAGTCGTACGGTCATTTTCTTGAATTTCTGAAAAGCAGGGTTTCCTTTAGCAAGCTATTTGATAAATATAACCAGTACGATTATAAAAACTGGGCAAGGGGCATTCAGCGGGGAGGATACGCCCGCAGCAGGACCTGGGCAGCACAAATCATTGACATCATCAGGAAAAACGACCTTTACCAATATGATGAAAGACCGGATGATTATGTAGAGCCTACTGCGCCTGTAGCCAAAGCAAGCCCCAGACGCAAAAGCAGCAGCTTAACAACCTATACGGTTAAACGGGGCGACAACCTGCATAACATTGCCAGGGTGCGCCACACTACACCGGCAATGATAATGAAAAAGAACGGTCTAAAGAGTCCGGCAATTAAGCCCGGGCAAAAACTAAAATTATAA
- a CDS encoding O-methyltransferase yields the protein MSLINEDMQQLLLNYCEPESELLQKIDRETNLKVLMPRMLSGHYQGRVLSMLSKLTSPNRILEVGTFTGYATLCLAEGLTGNGIIYTLDINEELEEMVRRSFEASPYHSRINYILGDATETIHSLDEIFDLVFIDADKKNNGTYYDLIFDRVRPGGLIIVDNVLWSGKVLSSSPDKDTKNITTFNDKIAADSRVEKLILPVRDGLFVIRKK from the coding sequence ATGAGTTTAATTAATGAAGACATGCAGCAGCTGCTGCTCAATTATTGCGAGCCTGAAAGCGAATTGCTGCAAAAGATAGACCGGGAAACCAACCTGAAAGTTCTGATGCCCAGAATGCTTTCCGGACACTACCAGGGCCGGGTACTGAGCATGCTCAGTAAGCTGACCAGCCCCAACAGGATCCTGGAGGTAGGCACATTTACCGGCTATGCTACCCTCTGCCTGGCAGAAGGCTTAACCGGGAACGGCATTATTTACACCCTGGATATCAACGAAGAACTGGAAGAAATGGTACGACGTAGTTTTGAAGCTTCCCCATACCATTCCAGAATAAATTACATCCTGGGGGATGCGACAGAAACCATTCATTCCCTTGATGAAATCTTTGATCTTGTTTTTATTGATGCCGATAAAAAAAACAACGGCACATACTACGACCTGATCTTCGACAGGGTACGGCCGGGCGGGCTCATCATTGTTGATAATGTGCTGTGGAGTGGAAAAGTACTCAGCAGCAGCCCAGACAAAGACACTAAAAATATCACTACATTTAACGATAAAATAGCGGCAGACAGCCGGGTAGAGAAACTTATCCTCCCGGTGAGAGATGGTCTGTTTGTCATCAGAAAAAAATAA
- the ruvX gene encoding Holliday junction resolvase RuvX — protein sequence MPRIIAFDYGTKRIGIAVTDPLQIIATGLDTIHPKDIIEYLKKYLSKEPVEAFVFGDPKQMDGSPSESAQHVKGFAKTLKKTFPDIPQHWIDERFTSKMAHQTILQSGLKKQDRRNKERVDTISAILILQYFMEQPRL from the coding sequence ATGCCAAGGATTATTGCCTTTGATTATGGGACCAAGCGTATCGGGATCGCTGTTACAGATCCCCTGCAGATTATTGCAACCGGATTAGACACCATACACCCGAAAGATATTATCGAATATTTAAAAAAATACCTTTCTAAGGAGCCCGTTGAGGCCTTTGTTTTTGGCGACCCCAAACAAATGGACGGTTCGCCCTCCGAATCGGCACAGCACGTAAAGGGCTTTGCAAAAACCCTGAAAAAAACCTTTCCCGATATTCCACAGCACTGGATAGATGAACGTTTTACCTCCAAAATGGCACATCAGACCATTCTGCAAAGCGGATTAAAAAAACAGGACAGGAGGAACAAAGAAAGGGTTGACACGATATCGGCCATCCTGATCCTGCAATATTTTATGGAACAACCCCGTTTATAG
- a CDS encoding DNA polymerase III subunit has protein sequence MQFKEIIGQENIKQQLIQTVAENRISHAQLFLSCDGSGALPLAIAYAQYINCLDKKADDSCGECSSCRKYERYIHPDLHFSYPFFASKDVRVAVDVLEEWRSMLLADPYFDIDIWRSKLSAENKQANINIAECHDIIKKLSYKAFEAKTKVLIMWLPEYLDKEGNALLKIIEEPPQNTLFILVANNQEQILSTLLSRTQIVKIPKLSYAIVENYLMEGHGLPENQATEYSFLADGNLIEAKSLVSNTQNENADKFAEWLRMGYGNRVLDLTGFVEQIAGWGRENQKNFLKYGISFLRECSLLLSGAEALVKLPPRVLETAKKLATHVLDLNMADAIISELEQAHYHIERNANPKILFLDVSLQLVKIIKFKTLPKGTQYIYN, from the coding sequence ATGCAATTTAAAGAGATCATCGGTCAGGAGAATATAAAGCAGCAATTGATACAGACAGTTGCCGAGAACAGGATTAGTCACGCCCAGTTGTTTTTGTCCTGCGACGGCAGCGGGGCGTTGCCTCTGGCCATTGCCTATGCACAATACATCAACTGCCTCGACAAAAAAGCCGACGACAGCTGCGGAGAATGTTCTTCCTGCCGTAAATACGAAAGGTATATTCATCCCGATCTGCATTTCTCTTATCCCTTTTTCGCTTCAAAAGATGTAAGGGTTGCTGTTGATGTGCTGGAAGAGTGGCGCAGCATGCTGCTTGCAGATCCTTATTTTGATATAGACATCTGGCGTTCAAAATTGAGTGCCGAAAATAAACAGGCCAATATCAATATTGCTGAATGTCATGACATCATTAAGAAATTAAGCTACAAAGCTTTTGAAGCCAAGACAAAAGTACTGATCATGTGGCTGCCCGAATACCTGGATAAGGAGGGCAACGCTTTACTTAAAATCATTGAAGAGCCACCTCAGAATACCCTATTCATTCTGGTGGCCAATAACCAGGAGCAAATTCTTTCTACCTTGCTTTCGCGTACGCAGATTGTGAAAATACCAAAGCTTTCCTACGCCATTGTAGAAAATTACCTCATGGAAGGCCATGGGTTGCCGGAAAATCAGGCTACAGAATATAGTTTTCTGGCAGATGGAAACCTGATTGAAGCAAAATCGCTGGTTTCCAATACGCAAAACGAAAATGCAGATAAGTTTGCCGAGTGGCTGCGCATGGGCTATGGGAACAGGGTTTTGGATTTGACCGGTTTCGTAGAGCAGATTGCGGGATGGGGAAGAGAAAACCAAAAGAATTTTTTAAAATACGGGATCAGCTTTTTAAGGGAATGCAGCCTGCTGCTTAGCGGAGCTGAAGCGCTGGTAAAACTGCCGCCCCGGGTATTGGAAACCGCTAAAAAACTGGCAACGCATGTGCTGGACCTGAACATGGCAGATGCCATTATTTCAGAGCTGGAACAGGCACATTATCATATTGAAAGAAATGCGAACCCGAAAATTCTGTTTTTAGATGTATCTTTACAATTGGTAAAAATAATTAAGTTTAAAACGCTCCCGAAAGGGACTCAATATATATACAATTAG
- a CDS encoding PSP1 domain-containing protein gives MGCGSCSTGGGCAPAGCKSNGSCLTGGCGKMEVYDWLSNLDMPSNYKPFQVIEVKFKGARKEFFVNNDNIYLEIGELVAVEGPTGGYDIGHVSLTGELVRMQMKRRKTTLDQVTRKIYRKATEADVEKWKVAKSMEWETMHKARTLALDLRLSMKISDVDYQGDKTKATFFYTAEGRVDFRELIKKMAETFRIRIEMRQIGMRQEAGRLGGIGSCGRELCCSTWLTNFKTVSTAAARYQNLSLNTLKLAGQCGKLKCCLNYELDTYLDALKDIPDRVDSLQTEIGVARHQKTDIFKKLMWFAYPNTEDWIPLKVDRVKEIMAMNKRGQKPVNLKEEAVALVSTAVLDKIPDYENVVGQDSLTRLDDKPRNKGNKNRNNSRNRNNGERGERSDRGERDRSERQQKPPQQGKNRPEGKKENTPGPQQGQPKPKAPQQQAAGSQQAGEVKPSGNRNNRNRNNRRKKPTDKPKDEPQ, from the coding sequence ATGGGATGTGGAAGTTGTTCTACCGGTGGCGGTTGTGCCCCCGCAGGCTGCAAAAGTAATGGCTCTTGCCTTACTGGTGGATGCGGAAAAATGGAAGTTTACGATTGGCTGTCAAATTTGGACATGCCCTCAAATTATAAGCCTTTTCAGGTAATTGAAGTTAAATTTAAAGGAGCAAGGAAGGAATTCTTTGTGAATAACGATAACATTTATCTTGAAATTGGCGAACTTGTAGCGGTTGAAGGCCCTACAGGTGGTTACGATATTGGCCATGTTTCACTTACCGGAGAGCTGGTGAGAATGCAAATGAAACGTCGAAAGACTACGCTGGACCAGGTTACCCGAAAAATTTACAGAAAGGCTACGGAAGCGGATGTAGAGAAGTGGAAAGTTGCAAAATCCATGGAGTGGGAAACGATGCACAAAGCCCGTACCCTGGCCCTCGACCTGCGCTTGTCTATGAAGATCAGCGACGTGGATTACCAGGGAGATAAAACGAAAGCAACTTTCTTTTATACCGCCGAAGGCCGTGTCGATTTCCGGGAACTGATCAAGAAAATGGCCGAGACCTTCAGGATCAGGATTGAAATGCGCCAGATTGGTATGCGCCAGGAAGCCGGACGTTTGGGCGGAATTGGCTCGTGCGGACGGGAGTTGTGCTGCTCTACCTGGCTTACCAATTTTAAAACCGTATCAACTGCCGCGGCCAGATACCAGAACCTTTCCTTGAACACCCTGAAGCTTGCCGGTCAGTGCGGTAAGCTGAAATGCTGTTTAAATTATGAGTTGGATACCTATCTTGATGCGCTGAAAGATATTCCAGACCGCGTAGACAGCTTACAGACAGAAATCGGTGTGGCCAGGCACCAGAAAACCGATATTTTTAAAAAACTGATGTGGTTTGCCTATCCGAATACGGAAGACTGGATTCCCCTGAAAGTGGACCGTGTGAAAGAGATCATGGCCATGAACAAAAGAGGCCAGAAGCCAGTTAACCTTAAAGAGGAAGCTGTTGCCTTGGTTAGCACGGCGGTGCTGGATAAAATACCGGATTACGAAAATGTGGTTGGCCAGGATAGTTTGACCCGCCTGGATGATAAGCCACGCAACAAAGGCAATAAAAACAGGAACAACAGCCGCAACCGCAACAACGGCGAGCGTGGAGAGCGTTCAGATCGTGGAGAACGTGACCGGTCTGAAAGGCAGCAAAAGCCTCCGCAGCAGGGAAAAAACAGGCCTGAAGGGAAAAAAGAAAATACTCCTGGTCCGCAGCAAGGTCAGCCTAAGCCTAAAGCGCCCCAACAGCAGGCGGCGGGGTCGCAGCAAGCAGGAGAAGTAAAACCATCGGGCAACAGAAACAACCGTAACAGGAACAATCGCAGAAAAAAGCCAACGGACAAGCCTAAAGATGAACCGCAGTAA
- a CDS encoding gliding motility lipoprotein GldH — translation MNRSKILLLFVALLVTFSSCDTNNIADTNQTMPSRNWSYANKVKVVVDIKDISKPFNIYFKLRHTADYRYANIFVLFNVKSVQKKRNRRYEFKLAQADGQWNGSGSGNLYTYTFPLLTNFKFPAPGKYELELEQNMRDNPLKEISDVGIKVVSVN, via the coding sequence ATGAACCGCAGTAAAATTTTACTCTTATTCGTTGCACTGCTGGTTACCTTTAGTAGCTGCGACACCAATAATATTGCTGACACCAATCAGACCATGCCTTCGCGCAACTGGAGTTATGCCAATAAAGTAAAGGTGGTGGTTGACATTAAGGACATCAGTAAACCGTTTAACATCTATTTTAAGCTGCGACATACTGCAGATTACCGCTATGCCAACATCTTTGTGCTTTTTAACGTTAAAAGCGTCCAAAAGAAGCGTAACAGAAGGTATGAGTTTAAACTGGCGCAGGCCGACGGGCAGTGGAATGGTTCAGGTTCAGGAAATCTGTATACTTATACTTTCCCTTTGCTGACCAATTTTAAATTCCCCGCTCCGGGTAAATACGAGCTGGAGCTGGAACAGAATATGCGCGATAACCCGCTTAAAGAAATAAGCGACGTGGGCATTAAAGTCGTCTCCGTAAATTAA